Proteins encoded in a region of the Cheilinus undulatus linkage group 8, ASM1832078v1, whole genome shotgun sequence genome:
- the LOC121513798 gene encoding glycoprotein endo-alpha-1,2-mannosidase-like protein, with amino-acid sequence MARLRRKACIALLLFTIFVFGTMMGLRTLKPTDGFSDLSPGLDLLPMIAGKVDRRSVPRDATSAPGQAQQPAGSNTKTVLYNSGPEGIIFYDVHIFYYTWYGTPHMDGKYIHWDHILVPHWDPKIASGYPRGRHMPPEDIGSSFYPELGPYSSRDPDVLESHMEQIGASAAGVLVLSWYPPGLADDNGEPAEDLVPAVLDAAYRHNLKVTFHLQPYRGRNDQTVHDNIKYIIDRYGDHGAFYKFTTSTGKSLPLFYIYDSYLTPPESWSEFLTPTGSHSVRGSAYDSIFIALIVEERHKHDILAGGFDGMYTYFASNGFSFGSSHQNWKAIKAFCDGNNLLFIPSVGPGYIDTSIRPWNNHNMRNRVNGRYYETALQAALNVRPDMVTITSFNEWHEGTQIERAMPKKTVTRVYLDYQPHGPEHYLELTRRWAEQFNKEKEQWLM; translated from the exons ATGGCAAGACTCCGGAGGAAAGCTTGCATAGCTCTGCTTCTCTTCACCATATTCGTATTTGGGACCATGATGGGACTGAGGACCCTGAAGCCCACTGATGGATTCTCGGATCTGTCTCCGGGTTTGGACCTCCTGCCGATGATAGCAGGAAAGGTGGACCGGCGCTCCGTTCCCCGGGACGCCACTTCAGCTCCGGGTCAAGCCCAGCAGCCGGCAGgcagcaacacaaaaacagttttgtacAACTCCGGACCAGAGGGAATCATATTTTATgatgttcatattttttattacacCTGGTACGGCACCCCACACATGGACGGCAAATACATTCACTGGGATCACATCCTGGTACCACACTGGGATCCCAAAATCGCATCCGGTTATCCGAGAGGGAGACACATGCCGCCGGAGGACATCGGCTCCAGCTTTTACCCCGAGCTCGGTCCTTACAGCTCCAGGGACCCGGACGTGTTGGAGTCCCACATGGAGCAGATCGGGGCATCTGCAGCAG GGGTTCTAGTCCTGTCCTGGTATCCTCCTGGCCTGGCTGACGATAACGGGGAACCCGCTGAGGATTTGGTACCAGCCGTACTGGATGCTGCTTATAGACACAACCTCAAG GTTACATTTCATCTCCAGCCATACAGAGGACGAAACGACCAGACTGTGCATGACAACATCAAATATATCATTGACAG GTACGGTGACCATGGAGCCTTCTACAAGTTTACCACCAGCACAGGAAAGAGTCTTCCTCTCTTCTACATCTATGACTCCTACCTGACTCCTCCAGAGTCCTGGTCTGAATTTTTGACTCCCACAGGCTCCCACAGTGTGCGAGGCTCAGCCTACGACTCCATCTTCATCGCCCTGATTGTGGAGGAGCGACACAAGCACGACATTCTTGCTGGAGGCTTTGACGGCATGTACACCTACTTTGCCTCTAATGGTTTCTCTTTCGGCTCCTCTCACCAGAACTGGAAAGCCATCAAAGCTTTCTGTGACGGAAACAACCTGCTCTTCATCCCCAGCGTGGGCCCGGGCTACATCGACACCAGCATCAGGCCGTGGAACAACCACAACATGAGGAACAGGGTGAACGGGCGTTACTATGAGACGGCCCTGCAGGCGGCGCTGAACGTGAGGCCAGATATGGTCACCATCACGTCCTTTAACGAATGGCACGAGGGAACGCAGATAGAGAGGGCAATGCCTAAAAAAACTGTGACCCGTGTGTACCTGGACTATCAGCCACATGGACCAGAACACTACTTGGAGCTGACTCGACGCTGGGCCGAGCAGTTCAACAAGgagaaggagcagtggctcATGTGA